In one window of Nomascus leucogenys isolate Asia chromosome 1a, Asia_NLE_v1, whole genome shotgun sequence DNA:
- the LOC100594907 gene encoding interferon alpha-1/13 produces the protein MASPFALLMALVVLSCKSSCFLGCDLPETHSLDNRRTLMLLAQMSRISPSSCLMDRHDFGFPQEEFDGNQFQKAPAISVLHELIQQIFNLFTTKDSSAAWDEDLLDKFCTELYQQLNDLEACVMQEERVGETPLMNADSSLAVKKYFRRITLYLTEKKYSPCAWEVVRAEIMRSLSLSTNLQERLRRKE, from the coding sequence ATGGCCTCGCCCTTTGCTTTACTGATGGCCCTGGTGGTGCTCAGCTGCAAGTCAAGCTGCTTTCTGGGCTGTGATCTGCCTGAGACCCACAGCCTGGATAACAGGAGGACCTTGATGCTCCTGGCACAAATGAGCAgaatctctccttcctcctgtctGATGGACAGACATGACTTTGGATTTCCTCAGGAGGAGTTTGATGGCAACCAGTTCCAGAAGGCTCCAGCCATCTCTGTCCTCCATGAGCTGATCCAGCAGATCTTCAACCTCTTTACCACAAAAGATTCATCTGCTGCTTGGGATGAGGACCTCCTAGACAAATTCTGCACTGAACTCTACCAGCAGCTGAATGACTTGGAAGCCTGTGTGATGcaggaggagagggtgggagaaaCTCCCCTGATGAATGCGGACTCCAGCTTGGCTGTGAAGAAATACTTCCGAAGAATCACTCTCTATCTGACAGAGAAGAAATACAGCccttgtgcctgggaggttgtCAGAGCAGAAATCATGAGATCCCTCTCTTTATCAACAAACTTGCAAGAAAGATTAAGGAGGAAGGAATAA